The Cetobacterium sp. NK01 genome segment AAGACAGAAACGATTTTAGAAAACTGTTAACAGAAACAACAGTTAGTGATACAGAACATGAGATGATAGAGGATGCTGAAATTATTGAAAAGAGTACTCCAATAGAATCCACAGTTATTGTTACTCAAGAGATGATTGATAAAATTTTAGGACTTATGCCAAGTAAAGCCAGAAGTTTGAAAACTATGCCTAAAACTATTAAAGAGGCAATTTTAGAATATGGATACTCAAAAGTTGAATCAGTTGCTATATACATGAAAAAAAATAAAGTTGAAAAGGTCAGAGCATACTTTATTAAAGCTTTGGAGAATAATTGGTGTGAAGATGAGGCTGCTGTAATACAAACGCCTAAAAAAGATGTTTTAAACGATTCTCAGGAGTTTGTAAAACAAGATGAGTCACAAAAAAATTATGAGAAAGAGTTAGAGTATTTTTCATCTCTGTCATCTGAGGAAAAGGAAGAGCTCCAAGAAAAAGTCTACAGAGCCTACATAGAAGAGTGTGGTCAAGAAACTAAAATTCAAAAATTAGCCTTTAATGCAGCTAAGAATAGATTAATAGCTGAATATATTTTAAAAAATAATCTTCTAAAGAGTGAGAAACCAAAATCAATTATTGAAGAGGTTCCAAAGGAAAAAGATGTAGATTTAAGTTTGATAGATGATATAAATTACTATAACAATTATATCAGTAATAACATTGAGCTTTACAAAGTTGTTTTTAATCTTTCTGAAGAGAGAATAAAAGAGATTAAAAAAGAGATTTTATTAGAACTTGGAACTAAGATTATCTCTAAAACAATAACTTTAGAAGAGATAAATGCAGCAATTGCAAAAAATTTAAAATAGTTCTTTGAATATGAAAAGGAGAGAAACTATTGTAGTTTCTCTCCTTTATTACTTACAAATTCTATTTCAGAGTGATTAATTATCCTAGGTTTGGGATATGTCATCCAAAATATATTTGAAGCTGTGATATGATTTGACCACAATCTCTTTGACGGCTTGCCCATTTCTTCGTGATATCTTGTGTTGCTAAGTAAAGCATCTTTAACAAGCTATCATCTGTAGGGAAAACTGATTTATTTTTCGTCACTTTTCTCAGTTGCCTATTGTATCCTTCAATTGTATTCGTTGTATAAATTAAAGTTCTTACCTCTTGAGGATATTTAAAATATGTTGATAATCTAGGCCAGTTATTTTTCCAAGATATTGCAATCTTTGGATATTTTTTACCCCATTTTTCGTCGAATAACTCTAAGTTTAGTACCGCACTCTCTTCTGTAGTCGCTTTATATACTAGCTTTAGATCAGCGATTAAAGCTTTTATATCTTTATATGACACAAATTGAGTAGAACTCCTTATTTGATGAATTATACACTGCTGGATTTGAGTTTGAGGGTAGACAGCCTCTATCACGAGGAACATTAACTTCAATTTCACCAGCGCTACTTTTAAGCTTCTTAGAACTATAGCCATTTCTTGAGTTATTAGAATTTTTATTACGGTAATCATACTTAGTATACCCTAACTCCTCTTCTAGCTCACCTTGGTAAAACTCTTCTATCATAACTTTCATCATATCTTTAAAAAAAGTATTAAGATCATCAGGACTAGAAATAGGATTTTGTTTCAAAAATTCTCTCACTTTAATTCTTTTTTGCTTTTCTTCTTCAGACATATTTCTTCTCATAAAAAAACCTCCAAGTTAGATAATTTAATATTACCCCAACTTGAAGGTTTACATAAATATTTAATTAGACCCGGAGAAGCCTCATTAAAAGATTTCTTTTATTATGAATAAATTCTAATTTAAAACAAAAAACTAAACATAAAAAAACATAACTTGCTATATATTTTAAAAGTCCATACTAAAACTTTTTCTCTTCTTTTTCTCTATTTCAAAATCAACTAAATAGTTACTTAAGATTTTTCCTCTTAAATTAATATAATTTGTTTTTAAAGAATTTTTAGTAAATCTATTGGATATATCTTTTTCAAGATCTAATTCTCTTTTCAGGTTTTTTGTCTCTTTAATAAAAAATTCATTAAGTTTAGATTGTTCTCCATACATATCACTTTGTTTAGAATATCTTTTGGCAATACTATCTCTTAAGTCATTAATTCTAGATATCTCTTTATGAAGTTTTTCGTCACCAATAGATTTTTGAATATCTTTAAACTCTTTTTCTAATTTTAAAAGAGACTCATTAACACTTTTTAATTCTCTATTTATTTTAGTTAAAGATCCTAAATGCAATAATTTTTTAGATAAAGTTGAGTATGAATCTTTCTCTATTTCCAACTCAATTCTTTTTTTATCTAAAACTCTATATTCTTTCATAGCTTTAAAGTATCTTCCCTTACTTAAACTATTTAAAGCTAATCTTTCTATATCACTAAATTTCATATCTTTAAAATAATTATAAATTTTAGATGACTTCGACGCTCTTAAACTCATTTTAAGACGTTCGGACTCTTTGTTGGATAAATAACACTCGAAAATACTATCATCCACCTTAATTAGCTTTTTATGAAGAATAAGAGCTATTATTTTTCTATCTAACAAAATAGATTCTTGTAACTCTTTTTCTTTTAATAATTTTGCCTCTATACTTTTTTCAATTCTAATCTTCTTATTTTTCATTTCAGGAGTGGAATAGTCGCTTTTTATCTTTTCAATTTGAGATAAAATAACTTTATTGGATTCGCTTAATCTCTCAATCTCTTTTTTAAAGAAATTTAGCTCTTTCTCACTACCATCTTTATACTTATAACCAGATTTATATATCATTAAGTTTAATTCATTGGAATCTAATTGTCTCTTTAACTTAGAATATTCACCTTTAGTCAGAATATTTAAACTTGTAGTTTCTAAGTTTTCTAATTGTCTTGGAATATTTTTTAAGATCTTTTCAGCTTTTTTAATTTCGTAGTTACTTTGGTTAAATATATTAAATTTAGTATTGAAACTATTTTTTAATTTTTCCTCAGCATAAACTTTAAACTCATTCTCTTGTATTGTATCTTCAAATTGTTCTAAATGCTCTTCTAAAGAGAATTTTTTATCATTTAAATCTTTCAATAATAGATTTAAAGAATCTAACTTATTTTTTTCCATATTAAAGCTGCTTAAAAGCTCATATTCAACTTTTAAGATCTCCACATTTATCTCTTCTAATCTCTCATGAGTGTCTAAAATATCTTGATACATACTATCACTAAAGTTATTTAACTCTAAATCAATCTCTTTTATTGTATCTTTTTTCAAAGATTTCTCAGCTTCTAATCTTTCTAATTTTAGAATTTCATCTTTTAACTCTTTTATCTCTCTATTTAACTTAAAAGATTCAAGCTTCTGTTTATGAGTTTCATTTAATTTCTCCTCAGATTTTTTTAATAAGGCTCCATTAATATGAATGGGATTTCTATCTAAAGATTCAGCTAAAAGGTAATCTCCTCTTTCTAAAGCAATCTCTCTTTGTTTTTCTAAAGTTTCACATGAAACTCTCTCATTAACATTGGCATTTTCTAAATATTTATTTTGTAAATCTTCCCATATTTTTCTTATCTCTAATAACTTTTCGATGTTATTCCACTCTGTATTTTTCTTACAACCTCCACGCTCTGGAGATTTGGCGTTTGCTCTTTTAAAAAAAATATCTTTATTTCGCTCAATTCCATCAAGCTCTCTTGGAGAAAACATAATATGAGCGTGAGTATTTAAAATCTCATTTTTATATGAACTTTCTTTACTATGAATAGATACAGAATAGTGATACTTTCCCTCTAAAATGATATCTAGAAACTCATTTAAAAGCTCAATATTCTTTTCTTCAGTTAGTTCATTAGGAAGGGAGATTCTAATCTCTTTATAGACTGTACCATTAATTCTTTCTTTTTCATCACCAGCTACCCAAAACTCTTTAGGAGATTTAGACCAATTAGGCAAATTGTGATTTGTGTATTTAATTTCCTTTTCTTTATTAGCATATTTATTTTGCCCTAAAATATAGTCAATATGTGGACCACCTTTTCCAACTCTACCATAAGATATATTCAAATGATAATTTGCCATAATATTCACCTCCCTTAAAGTCGAAGACACCTGAAAGGTCAAGATACCTCTTCTAACACGCAGTTTCTAGCAATTTGCCAAGGCAAATGTGAGAAACTATTAAGCGTGCACTCTGGTGACTTCTGTTGAGTATTTATACAAGGCTAATGATCAATTTCTTTCTATTTTTCTTGATTTTTTATTCTTTTTACTTTTTTCAAAAAAATGAAGCTCCGAATGCTTTGAATAAAGAGCATAAAATTACTTAATTTTTTAAAGAAGGCTTTAATCTAATGGAGAAGTACCACTACTTAACTGTTGTACTAACTGATTTTGGATGTTTTTTCAAAGAAGGATTTATAAAAAAAGTTTATTTTTTAAAATATTTTTAACTCAGAAAATACTCAGTTTATCTATGAGGATATTGTGATATTTTTAAATGAATATGAGACTAATCTATTACTGGTAATTTCTACTATGAAAGTTGAAAAGGGTTTTAATCATAACGTAGCATCAATAGAATGGAACAACTGTTACAGTATGTTTTATATGTAAAACATATAAAAATATCAAGTAGATTTATTTAATATTTCAGCAAATGTTAAAGCAGGAGTTATATTTTTTTTAAAGTATTTAAAGTTAGATACTACTAATTCAAGTTTAGTCTTAGTAAGCCATAATACTAGATGCAGTAATAGTCAAAAAGTATATGGTATAATAAAAAATAATAGACAAATTTTAAAAAATTGTTTAAATATGTTATACAGGGAATACAAAATAAAAAAGGCAGGTAGATAATGTATAGAGTGTGTTTAATAGAAAAAGAGGAAGTCTTATTA includes the following:
- a CDS encoding MobA/MobL family protein; its protein translation is MANYHLNISYGRVGKGGPHIDYILGQNKYANKEKEIKYTNHNLPNWSKSPKEFWVAGDEKERINGTVYKEIRISLPNELTEEKNIELLNEFLDIILEGKYHYSVSIHSKESSYKNEILNTHAHIMFSPRELDGIERNKDIFFKRANAKSPERGGCKKNTEWNNIEKLLEIRKIWEDLQNKYLENANVNERVSCETLEKQREIALERGDYLLAESLDRNPIHINGALLKKSEEKLNETHKQKLESFKLNREIKELKDEILKLERLEAEKSLKKDTIKEIDLELNNFSDSMYQDILDTHERLEEINVEILKVEYELLSSFNMEKNKLDSLNLLLKDLNDKKFSLEEHLEQFEDTIQENEFKVYAEEKLKNSFNTKFNIFNQSNYEIKKAEKILKNIPRQLENLETTSLNILTKGEYSKLKRQLDSNELNLMIYKSGYKYKDGSEKELNFFKKEIERLSESNKVILSQIEKIKSDYSTPEMKNKKIRIEKSIEAKLLKEKELQESILLDRKIIALILHKKLIKVDDSIFECYLSNKESERLKMSLRASKSSKIYNYFKDMKFSDIERLALNSLSKGRYFKAMKEYRVLDKKRIELEIEKDSYSTLSKKLLHLGSLTKINRELKSVNESLLKLEKEFKDIQKSIGDEKLHKEISRINDLRDSIAKRYSKQSDMYGEQSKLNEFFIKETKNLKRELDLEKDISNRFTKNSLKTNYINLRGKILSNYLVDFEIEKKKRKSFSMDF